The following proteins are encoded in a genomic region of Brachypodium distachyon strain Bd21 chromosome 1, Brachypodium_distachyon_v3.0, whole genome shotgun sequence:
- the LOC104581673 gene encoding putative E3 ubiquitin-protein ligase RF4, whose protein sequence is MAKPHKIPKPPSPPRLLRSSAPAKQDKSVLIMGVSGNSSYPCSSHVGERDDTSNTTTLLSDFTADGMQGNPNKASSSLADVKLECAWSSVQAFVVDYIASEDLDLGSENEAVESNGFQYAGWTELRDITLYGLHVFFTTAVETISHEGYSQDAVIHAIRDSTLCYQFDGPITNISDRARALLKNGRQVDSSLGENLDMHLHMLGLYVLSCASSLLKNYFPFFTASDALWCILLCDMDISIACDFSVSMSGYGNEQSKGLVVNYQNINEPSGGYCCSHSETPGGAVLSHSEQVEIWRAALSQFPERMWSNVLTDYIAFEKSTGGDQVSSSGQLDKSSTLTRTVVTQSKKAAKGTSSKRILKESRSMRTLLESASSTSTGTSAVANTKRVQSPTSFSTMPLSNLSLVKRIDASTVVSTHPIYSPVKHSSSASRSGKAATKHQTKADALVRFSLPNTPADGFEFEFSHDGMWTNWVPKDRKEEMALDLIRRLGELKLEVKVCADWAHERLQQSIKRLEMEKPVLVSLRKEKETLECGVLNRERLDETQRAVDSTSDELERAHCLELELTGKIALSAREKDSAKLQDKQSVASLAEILRKGKETLERLKSMETEKILLQEELAAEQSNLCKILENLEQAKGYKDILMQKKEEGEKMSVEAMKQVDLARNELERAEMSARTECNNVMLNAENENKRLKASAKELEELVKGLEFDLASGRRPERAMFMGRPPGFRPDSVLQERECQMCLDEEVSVVFLPCRHQSICVSCNQLHRDKGITECPTCRSPVERRICARFADS, encoded by the exons ATGGCAAAACCCCACAAAATCCCCAAAcccccgtctcctcctcgtcttctccgcTCCTCTGCTCCGGCGAAACAGG ATAAATCTGTCTTGATCATGGGTGTTTCTGGCAACAGCAGCTACCCGTGTTCTTCTCATGTCGGAGAAAGAGATGATACAAGTAACACTACAACATTACTGTCAGATTTTACTGCTGATGGAATGCAAGGGAATCCCAACAAAGCTAGTTCATCTTTGGCTGATGTGAAGCTTGAATGTGCATGGTCAAGTGTGCAAGCTTTTGTTGTTGACTATATAGCTTCTGAGGATCTTGATTTGGGTTCAGAAAATGAGGCTGTTGAATCGAATGGGTTCCAGTATGCGGGCTGGACTGAGCTAAGGGATATTACACTATACGGCTTACATGTGTTCTTCACGACTGCTGTTGAGACGATTTCCCATGAAGGGTACTCTCAGGACGCTGTTATTCATGCCATTAGAGACTCTACACTCTGTTACCAGTTTGATGGACCTATCACCAATATTTCAGATAGGGCACGTGCATTGTTAAAGAATGGTCGACAAGTTGATTCTTCTCTGGGTGAGAATCTTGATATGCACTTGCACATGTTGGGTCTGTACGTTCTTAGTTGTGCATCAAGTTTGCTCAAGAATTATTTTCCATTCTTCACTGCGAGCGATGCATTATGGTGCATTCTGCTCTGTGACATGGATATCTCTATTGCTTGTGACTTTTCAGTTTCTATGAGTGGTTATGGAAATGAGCAATCAAAGGGCCTTGTTGTGAACTATCAGAATATAAATGAGCCTTCAGGAGGATATTGTTGTAGTCACTCAGAAACTCCAGGAGGAGCTGTGCTATCTCATTCTGAACAAGTGGAAATTTGGCGAGCTGCGCTATCTCAATTTCCTGAACGGATGTGGAGCAATGTTTTGACAGATTATATAGCATTTGAGAAGTCCACAGGGGGAGATCAAGTTTCTTCATCTGGTCAATTGGACAAGTCTTCTACCTTGACTAGGACTGTGGTTACACAGAGCAAAAAGGCAGCTAAAGGCACCAGCAGTAAGAGAATTCTCAAAGAGAGTAGATCAATGAGAACATTACTTGAATCTGCTTCTAGCACTTCCACAGGCACCTCAGCGGTAGCCAACACAAAACGCGTACAATCACCCACATCTTTTTCAACTATGCCTCTCTCTAATCTTTCTTTAGTCAAAAGAATAGATGCATCAACAGTGGTTTCAACTCATCCAATTTATTCTCCTGTTAAACACTCCTCGAGTGCATCACGTAGTGGAAAGGCAGCAACTAAGCATCAAACTAAAGCTGATGCTCTCGTACGCTTCTCTCTCCCGAACACTCCTGCAGATGgctttgaatttgaattctcaCATGATGGGATGTGGACCAACTGGGTTCCGAAAGACAGGAAAGAGGAGATGGCTCTAGATCTAATTAGACGATTGGGAGAGCTGAAGCTAGAGGTGAAAGTCTGTGCAGACTGGGCCCATGAAAGGTTGCAGCAATCGATAAAGAGGCTAGAAATGGAAAAACCTGTTCTTGTATCCCtcagaaaggaaaaggaaactCTTGAGTGTGGCGTGCTTAACAGGGAAAGGCTTGATGAGACACAAAGGGCAGTAGACAGTACTTCAGATGAGCTTGAACGTGCACATTGTCTTGAACTGGAGCTTACAGGTAAAATTGCACTTTCTGCTCGTGAAAAGGATTCTGCCAAGTTACAGGACAAGCAATCAGTTGCAAGTCTTGCTGAGATTTtaaggaagggaaaagagacCCTTGAGAGACTGAAGTCTATGGAAACAGAGAAGATCCTTTTGCAAGAGGAGCTTGCTGCTGAGCAGAGTAACCTATGTAAGATACTAGAAAATCTTGAACAAGCTAAGGGATATAAAGATATATTAATG CAaaagaaggaggagggagagaagatGAGTGTTGAAGCTATGAAGCAGGTTGACCTTGCAAGAAATGAGCTGGAGCGGGCCGAGATGTCAGCAAGAACAGAGTGTAACAATGTAATGTTGAATGCAGAGaatgaaaataaaaggttGAAGGCTAGTGCTAAGGAACTCGAGGAGCTCGTAAAAGGATTGGAGTTTGATCTGGCCAGTGGTAGGAGGCCTGAGAGAGCCATGTTTATGGGTCGTCCTCCAGGGTTTAGGCCTGATTCTGTGCTGCAGGAGCGCGAATGCCAGATGTGCTTGGATGAGGAAGTTTCCGTAGTTTTTCTACCATGTCGGCATCAGAGCATTTGCGTGAGTTGCAATCAGCTTCACCGAGATAAAGGTATTACAGAGTGCCCAACTTGCAGATCACCGGTCGAACGAAGGATCTGTGCTCGATTTGCTGACAGTTAG
- the LOC100823225 gene encoding putative aldehyde oxidase-like protein isoform X1, whose protein sequence is MVKSKQTSVQIQPCGCGACVVLIAKYNPTKDQVTEFSASSCLTLLYNINFCSVITTEGLGSTQDGFHAIQKRMSGFHASQCGFCTPGMCMSIFTSLVNADKSKNLEPQNGFSKLSVSEAERAFSGNLCRCTGYRPIVDVCKSFASDVDLEDLGLNIFWKKGDKSADVSKLPSYTLGGGVCTFPDFLKSEMKSSLDYLNDSNVAVSREGWYHPKSIEQYYYLLNSGIFSDCSVKVVVGNTSAGVYKDQDLYNKYIDIGGIPELSAISRKDGGIEIGAATPISRTIEVLKQDNDSMSCPNGSVVFRKLAEHMSKVATPFVRNTASLGGNIILAQKYPFASDIATILLGAASTVCLQVTSERLEVTLEEFLEQPPLDPSTLLLSIFIPHWFSDSQKETNVIFETYRAAPRPLGNAVSYINSAFLGNVSLHGSSSDLVLSNLHLAFGAYGTEHAIRATKVEEYLTGKLLTPSVVLQAVRLLRGTIVPKEGTSHPEYRVSVAVGFLFSFLYPLVKGMTGPEKTLSIGCSSSVEEASLPLSSRRETVPSDEYKPVGEPIKKYGVELQASGEAVYVDDIPAPKDCLYGEFIYSTQALAYVKGMKFKPSLASEKIITVVSANDIPSGGQNIGSTFMFGDEPLFGAPIAEFAGQALGVVIAETQRYADLAAKQVVIEYATEDLKPPILTVEQAVQNNSYFKVPPERYPKQVGDFSKGMAEADHKILSTEVKLASQYYFYMETQTALAVPDEDNTMVVYSSSQYPELAQSVIAKCLGIPFSNVRVITRRVGGGFGGKAFRSYNVATAAALCANKLRRPVRMYLNRSTDMIMVGGRHPVKAYYSVGFKSDGKITALHLDVLINAGISPDASPIIPDTIISGLKKYNWGALSFDIKLCKTNNTSKSVMRAPGDTQGSFIADAIIEHVASVLSLDANTVRQKNFHTYDSLVLFYPESAGESSTYTLHSIFDRLLMTSSYLHRAESIKQFNSCNNWRKRGISCVPLIFKVAPRPAPGRVSVLNDGSIIVEVGGIEIGQGLWTKVQQMTAFALGQLWPDGCECLLDRVRVLQADTLNLIQGGLTAGSTASESSCAATLQACNMLTDRLKPVMDKLKQQSGAVSWDSLISQASQDNINLSSTAYWVPGQESSSYLNYGAGISEVEIDLLTGAITLLRSDLVYDCGKSLNPAVDLGQIEGSFIQGIGFFIYEEHETNSDGLVVSDSTWDYKIPSVDTIPKQFNAEVLNTGYHKNRVLSSKASGEPALVLASSVHCAVREAICAARKEFAHSTGSGSSPLTFQLDVPAPMTVVKELCGLDIVDKYLENLSTHQFQC, encoded by the exons ATGGTGAAATCAAAACAAACTTCGGTACAAATTCAACCAT GTGGATGTGGAGCTTGCGTGGTTCTTATAGCAAAGTATAATCCGACAAAAGATCAAGTGACTGAATTTTCCGCAAGTTCATGTCTAACACTTCTTTACAATATAAATTTCTGTTCAGTTATCACCACTGAGGGTCTGGGAAGTACACAAGATGGTTTTCATGCTATTCAGAAAAGAATGTCCGGTTTCCATGCTTCTCAGTGTGGTTTCTGCACTCCTGGCATGTGCATGTCCATTTTCACTTCTCTTGTCAATGCTGACAAATCCAAAAATCTTGAACCACAAAATGGCTTCTCAAAGCTATCAGTTTCTGAAGCAGAAAGAGCTTTCTCAGGCAACCTGTGTCGATGTACTGGTTACCGGCCGATCGTTGATGTTTGCAAAAGTTTTGCTTCAGATGTTGACTTGGAGGATTTGGGCCTTAATATATTCTGGAAGAAAGGTGACAAGAGTGCTGATGTTAGCAAATTGCCAAGTTACACTCTTGGTGGCGGAGTCTGCACTTTCCCGGACTTTCTAAAATCTGAGATGAAATCTTCACTTGATTATCTGAATGATTCTAATGTTGCTGTCTCCAGGGAGGGTTGGTATCATCCTAAAAGTATCGAACAGTATTATTACTTATTAAACTCTGGCATATTTAGTGACTGCTCTGTCAAAGTGGTAGTTGGGAACACAAGTGCTGGTGTATACAAGGATCAGGACCTATATAACAAGTATATTGACATAGGTGGCATTCCAGAACTTTCAGCCATTTCAAGGAAAGATGGTGGTATTGAAATTGGAGCAGCTACCCCGATTTCTAGGACCATCGAGGTACTTAAGCAAGATAATGATTCTATGTCCTGTCCAAATGGAAGTGTGGTTTTTAGAAAACTTGCTGAGCACATGAGCAAAGTGGCTACACCATTTGTCCGAAACACAGCAAGCCTTGGTGGAAACATAATTCTAGCACAGAAATACCCATTTGCCTCCGACATCGCAACCATACTTCTTGGTGCTGCTTCAACTGTTTGTCTTCAGGTTACTTCAGAAAGATTAGAGGTGACTTTGGAAGAGTTTCTCGAGCAGCCTCCTCTTGATCCTAGTACTTTACTCCTGAGCATATTTATTCCACATTGGTTTTCAGATTCTCAAAAAGAGACTAATGTGATCTTTGAAACTTACCGAGCCGCACCGCGCCCTCTTGGCAATGCTGTCTCATATATTAATTCTGCTTTCCTTGGAAATGTTTCCTTGCATGGATCATCAAGTGATCTTGTATTGAGTAATCTGCACTTGGCTTTCGGTGCCTATGGGACAGAACATGCTATCAGAGCAACAAAAGTTGAAGAATACCTCACTGGAAAATTGCTGACTCCATCTGTTGTGCTTCAAGCGGTTCGGTTACTTAGAGGAACAATTGTACCAAAGGAAGGAACATCACATCCTGAATACAGGGTCAGTGTGGCTGTTGGATTTCTCTTCAGTTTCCTGTATCCACTTGTTAAAGGCATGACAGGGCCTGAAAAAACTCTGAGCATTGGTTGTTCTAGTTCTGTAGAGGAGGCTAGCCTGCCATTGTCTTCACGTAGAGAAACAGTTCCCAGTGATGAATATAAACCAGTTGGTGAGCCGATTAAAAAGTATGGAGTTGAGCTTCAAGCTTCTG GGGAGGCTGTATATGTAGATGATATTCCTGCTCCAAAGGATTGCCTCTATGGAGAGTTCATTTACAGTACACAAGCTCTTGCATATGTTAAGGGTATGAAATTCAAGCCTTCTTTAGCATCAGAGAAGATTATTACAGTTGTTTCTGCAAATGATATTCCAAGTGGAGGGCAAAACATTGGATCTACCTTCATGTTTGGGGATGAGCCACTTTTCGGTGCTCCAATTGCTGAGTTTGCTGGGCAAGCTCTCGGTGTTGTG ATCGCAGAAACACAGAGGTACGCAGACTTGGCAGCAAAACAGGTGGTTATTGAATATGCCACAGAAGATTTGAAGCCGCCAATCTTAACTGTCGAACAGGCAGTGCAAAACAACAGCTATTTCAAAGTTCCTCCTGAGAGGTATCCAAAACAAGTTGGTGATTTTTCAAAGGGCATGGCAGAAGCTGATCACAAAATCCTGTCAACAGAA GTAAAACTTGCCTCTCAGTACTACTTCTACATGGAAACACAAACAGCACTAGCGGTTCCAGATGAAGATAACACCATGGTTGTCTACAGTTCATCACAATATCCTGAGCTTGCACAGAGTGTCATAGCTAAGTGCCTCGGCATTCCATTCAGCAATGTGCGAGTCATTACCAGAAGGGTTGGAGGAGGCTTTGGCGGAAAGGCATTCAGATCATACAAT GTAGCAACGGCAGCTGCGCTGTGTGCAAACAAGTTACGGCGTCCTGTGCGGATGTATCTCAATCGCAGTACTGACATGATCATGGTTGGGGGTCGGCACCCAGTGAAAGCTTATTACTCAGTTGGATTTAAGTCTGATGGGAAAATTACTGCCCTGCACCTAGATGTACTAATTAATGCTGGAATTTCTCCAGATGCGAGCCCTATAATACCAGACACTATTATATCAGGTCTGAAGAAATACAACTGGGGTGCTCTCTCATTTGACATCAAGCTCTGTAAAACAAACAATACATCCAAATCAGTAATGCGTGCTCCTGGAGATACTCAAGGCTCTTTTATTGCTGATGCTATCATTGAGCATGTTGCTTCTGTACTCTCACTCGACGCTAACACTGTCAGGCAAAAGAATTTTCACACCTATGATAGTCTTGTGTTGTTCTATCCAGAAAGCGCAGGCGAATCTTCTACATACACACTACATTCTATTTTTGATAGATTACTCATGACATCGAGCTACCTGCATCGAGCTGAATCCATCAAGCAGTTTAACAGTTGCAACAATTGGCGGAAGCGGGGTATCTCTTGTGTGCCCCTCATATTCAAGGTTGCACCAAGGCCAGCTCCTGGAAGAGTTTCTGTGCTCAATGACGGCTCCATTATTGTTGAGGTTGGAGGTATTGAAATTGGGCAAGGACTGTGGACAAAAGTACAGCAGATGACGGCTTTCGCACTGGGACAGTTATGGCCTGATGGGTGCGAATGCCTCCTTGACAGAGTGCGTGTTCTTCAGGCTGATACATTGAACTTAATCCAAGGTGGACTTACTGCTGGCAGCACTGCATCTGAATCTAGTTGTGCAGCAACCCTTCAGGCCTGCAACATGTTGACTGACAGATTAAAGCCTGTCATGGATAAGCTCAAACAGCAATCTGGTGCTGTTTCATGGGATTCTTTGATTTCCCAG GCATCTCAGGATAATATCAATTTGTCTTCAACTGCATACTGGGTACCTGGCCAAGAATCCAGTAGCTATCTGAACTATGGGGCTGGCATAAGTGAG GTGGAGATTGATCTTCTTACAGGAGCAATTACTTTACTAAGGAGTGACCTTGTGTATGACTGTGGAAAGAGCTTGAACCCTGCAGTGGACTTGGGCCAG ATTGAAGGTTCCTTTATACAAGGAATTGGTTTCTTCATATACGAAGAACACGAGACAAACAGTGATGGCCTGGTTGTGAGCGACAGCACCTGGGACTACAAGATCCCAAGTGTCGACACCATCCCAAAGCAGTTCAATGCCGAGGTGCTGAACACCGGATACCATAAGAACCGCGTGCTTTCTTCAAAAG CTTCCGGAGAACCTGCCCTAGTTCTTGCATCATCAGTCCATTGTGCGGTGAGAGAAGCTATCTGCGCAGCAAGAAAGGAATTCGCACACAGCACTGGGTCTGGAAGCTCACCGCTCACATTCCAGCTCGATGTCCCTGCGCCAATGACAGTGGTTAAGGAACTGTGTGGTTTGGATATTGTGGACAAGTACTTGGAAAATCTATCTACACATCAATTCCAGTGTTGA
- the LOC100823225 gene encoding putative aldehyde oxidase-like protein isoform X2, translating to MSGFHASQCGFCTPGMCMSIFTSLVNADKSKNLEPQNGFSKLSVSEAERAFSGNLCRCTGYRPIVDVCKSFASDVDLEDLGLNIFWKKGDKSADVSKLPSYTLGGGVCTFPDFLKSEMKSSLDYLNDSNVAVSREGWYHPKSIEQYYYLLNSGIFSDCSVKVVVGNTSAGVYKDQDLYNKYIDIGGIPELSAISRKDGGIEIGAATPISRTIEVLKQDNDSMSCPNGSVVFRKLAEHMSKVATPFVRNTASLGGNIILAQKYPFASDIATILLGAASTVCLQVTSERLEVTLEEFLEQPPLDPSTLLLSIFIPHWFSDSQKETNVIFETYRAAPRPLGNAVSYINSAFLGNVSLHGSSSDLVLSNLHLAFGAYGTEHAIRATKVEEYLTGKLLTPSVVLQAVRLLRGTIVPKEGTSHPEYRVSVAVGFLFSFLYPLVKGMTGPEKTLSIGCSSSVEEASLPLSSRRETVPSDEYKPVGEPIKKYGVELQASGEAVYVDDIPAPKDCLYGEFIYSTQALAYVKGMKFKPSLASEKIITVVSANDIPSGGQNIGSTFMFGDEPLFGAPIAEFAGQALGVVIAETQRYADLAAKQVVIEYATEDLKPPILTVEQAVQNNSYFKVPPERYPKQVGDFSKGMAEADHKILSTEVKLASQYYFYMETQTALAVPDEDNTMVVYSSSQYPELAQSVIAKCLGIPFSNVRVITRRVGGGFGGKAFRSYNVATAAALCANKLRRPVRMYLNRSTDMIMVGGRHPVKAYYSVGFKSDGKITALHLDVLINAGISPDASPIIPDTIISGLKKYNWGALSFDIKLCKTNNTSKSVMRAPGDTQGSFIADAIIEHVASVLSLDANTVRQKNFHTYDSLVLFYPESAGESSTYTLHSIFDRLLMTSSYLHRAESIKQFNSCNNWRKRGISCVPLIFKVAPRPAPGRVSVLNDGSIIVEVGGIEIGQGLWTKVQQMTAFALGQLWPDGCECLLDRVRVLQADTLNLIQGGLTAGSTASESSCAATLQACNMLTDRLKPVMDKLKQQSGAVSWDSLISQASQDNINLSSTAYWVPGQESSSYLNYGAGISEVEIDLLTGAITLLRSDLVYDCGKSLNPAVDLGQIEGSFIQGIGFFIYEEHETNSDGLVVSDSTWDYKIPSVDTIPKQFNAEVLNTGYHKNRVLSSKASGEPALVLASSVHCAVREAICAARKEFAHSTGSGSSPLTFQLDVPAPMTVVKELCGLDIVDKYLENLSTHQFQC from the exons ATGTCCGGTTTCCATGCTTCTCAGTGTGGTTTCTGCACTCCTGGCATGTGCATGTCCATTTTCACTTCTCTTGTCAATGCTGACAAATCCAAAAATCTTGAACCACAAAATGGCTTCTCAAAGCTATCAGTTTCTGAAGCAGAAAGAGCTTTCTCAGGCAACCTGTGTCGATGTACTGGTTACCGGCCGATCGTTGATGTTTGCAAAAGTTTTGCTTCAGATGTTGACTTGGAGGATTTGGGCCTTAATATATTCTGGAAGAAAGGTGACAAGAGTGCTGATGTTAGCAAATTGCCAAGTTACACTCTTGGTGGCGGAGTCTGCACTTTCCCGGACTTTCTAAAATCTGAGATGAAATCTTCACTTGATTATCTGAATGATTCTAATGTTGCTGTCTCCAGGGAGGGTTGGTATCATCCTAAAAGTATCGAACAGTATTATTACTTATTAAACTCTGGCATATTTAGTGACTGCTCTGTCAAAGTGGTAGTTGGGAACACAAGTGCTGGTGTATACAAGGATCAGGACCTATATAACAAGTATATTGACATAGGTGGCATTCCAGAACTTTCAGCCATTTCAAGGAAAGATGGTGGTATTGAAATTGGAGCAGCTACCCCGATTTCTAGGACCATCGAGGTACTTAAGCAAGATAATGATTCTATGTCCTGTCCAAATGGAAGTGTGGTTTTTAGAAAACTTGCTGAGCACATGAGCAAAGTGGCTACACCATTTGTCCGAAACACAGCAAGCCTTGGTGGAAACATAATTCTAGCACAGAAATACCCATTTGCCTCCGACATCGCAACCATACTTCTTGGTGCTGCTTCAACTGTTTGTCTTCAGGTTACTTCAGAAAGATTAGAGGTGACTTTGGAAGAGTTTCTCGAGCAGCCTCCTCTTGATCCTAGTACTTTACTCCTGAGCATATTTATTCCACATTGGTTTTCAGATTCTCAAAAAGAGACTAATGTGATCTTTGAAACTTACCGAGCCGCACCGCGCCCTCTTGGCAATGCTGTCTCATATATTAATTCTGCTTTCCTTGGAAATGTTTCCTTGCATGGATCATCAAGTGATCTTGTATTGAGTAATCTGCACTTGGCTTTCGGTGCCTATGGGACAGAACATGCTATCAGAGCAACAAAAGTTGAAGAATACCTCACTGGAAAATTGCTGACTCCATCTGTTGTGCTTCAAGCGGTTCGGTTACTTAGAGGAACAATTGTACCAAAGGAAGGAACATCACATCCTGAATACAGGGTCAGTGTGGCTGTTGGATTTCTCTTCAGTTTCCTGTATCCACTTGTTAAAGGCATGACAGGGCCTGAAAAAACTCTGAGCATTGGTTGTTCTAGTTCTGTAGAGGAGGCTAGCCTGCCATTGTCTTCACGTAGAGAAACAGTTCCCAGTGATGAATATAAACCAGTTGGTGAGCCGATTAAAAAGTATGGAGTTGAGCTTCAAGCTTCTG GGGAGGCTGTATATGTAGATGATATTCCTGCTCCAAAGGATTGCCTCTATGGAGAGTTCATTTACAGTACACAAGCTCTTGCATATGTTAAGGGTATGAAATTCAAGCCTTCTTTAGCATCAGAGAAGATTATTACAGTTGTTTCTGCAAATGATATTCCAAGTGGAGGGCAAAACATTGGATCTACCTTCATGTTTGGGGATGAGCCACTTTTCGGTGCTCCAATTGCTGAGTTTGCTGGGCAAGCTCTCGGTGTTGTG ATCGCAGAAACACAGAGGTACGCAGACTTGGCAGCAAAACAGGTGGTTATTGAATATGCCACAGAAGATTTGAAGCCGCCAATCTTAACTGTCGAACAGGCAGTGCAAAACAACAGCTATTTCAAAGTTCCTCCTGAGAGGTATCCAAAACAAGTTGGTGATTTTTCAAAGGGCATGGCAGAAGCTGATCACAAAATCCTGTCAACAGAA GTAAAACTTGCCTCTCAGTACTACTTCTACATGGAAACACAAACAGCACTAGCGGTTCCAGATGAAGATAACACCATGGTTGTCTACAGTTCATCACAATATCCTGAGCTTGCACAGAGTGTCATAGCTAAGTGCCTCGGCATTCCATTCAGCAATGTGCGAGTCATTACCAGAAGGGTTGGAGGAGGCTTTGGCGGAAAGGCATTCAGATCATACAAT GTAGCAACGGCAGCTGCGCTGTGTGCAAACAAGTTACGGCGTCCTGTGCGGATGTATCTCAATCGCAGTACTGACATGATCATGGTTGGGGGTCGGCACCCAGTGAAAGCTTATTACTCAGTTGGATTTAAGTCTGATGGGAAAATTACTGCCCTGCACCTAGATGTACTAATTAATGCTGGAATTTCTCCAGATGCGAGCCCTATAATACCAGACACTATTATATCAGGTCTGAAGAAATACAACTGGGGTGCTCTCTCATTTGACATCAAGCTCTGTAAAACAAACAATACATCCAAATCAGTAATGCGTGCTCCTGGAGATACTCAAGGCTCTTTTATTGCTGATGCTATCATTGAGCATGTTGCTTCTGTACTCTCACTCGACGCTAACACTGTCAGGCAAAAGAATTTTCACACCTATGATAGTCTTGTGTTGTTCTATCCAGAAAGCGCAGGCGAATCTTCTACATACACACTACATTCTATTTTTGATAGATTACTCATGACATCGAGCTACCTGCATCGAGCTGAATCCATCAAGCAGTTTAACAGTTGCAACAATTGGCGGAAGCGGGGTATCTCTTGTGTGCCCCTCATATTCAAGGTTGCACCAAGGCCAGCTCCTGGAAGAGTTTCTGTGCTCAATGACGGCTCCATTATTGTTGAGGTTGGAGGTATTGAAATTGGGCAAGGACTGTGGACAAAAGTACAGCAGATGACGGCTTTCGCACTGGGACAGTTATGGCCTGATGGGTGCGAATGCCTCCTTGACAGAGTGCGTGTTCTTCAGGCTGATACATTGAACTTAATCCAAGGTGGACTTACTGCTGGCAGCACTGCATCTGAATCTAGTTGTGCAGCAACCCTTCAGGCCTGCAACATGTTGACTGACAGATTAAAGCCTGTCATGGATAAGCTCAAACAGCAATCTGGTGCTGTTTCATGGGATTCTTTGATTTCCCAG GCATCTCAGGATAATATCAATTTGTCTTCAACTGCATACTGGGTACCTGGCCAAGAATCCAGTAGCTATCTGAACTATGGGGCTGGCATAAGTGAG GTGGAGATTGATCTTCTTACAGGAGCAATTACTTTACTAAGGAGTGACCTTGTGTATGACTGTGGAAAGAGCTTGAACCCTGCAGTGGACTTGGGCCAG ATTGAAGGTTCCTTTATACAAGGAATTGGTTTCTTCATATACGAAGAACACGAGACAAACAGTGATGGCCTGGTTGTGAGCGACAGCACCTGGGACTACAAGATCCCAAGTGTCGACACCATCCCAAAGCAGTTCAATGCCGAGGTGCTGAACACCGGATACCATAAGAACCGCGTGCTTTCTTCAAAAG CTTCCGGAGAACCTGCCCTAGTTCTTGCATCATCAGTCCATTGTGCGGTGAGAGAAGCTATCTGCGCAGCAAGAAAGGAATTCGCACACAGCACTGGGTCTGGAAGCTCACCGCTCACATTCCAGCTCGATGTCCCTGCGCCAATGACAGTGGTTAAGGAACTGTGTGGTTTGGATATTGTGGACAAGTACTTGGAAAATCTATCTACACATCAATTCCAGTGTTGA